The following proteins are encoded in a genomic region of Hirundo rustica isolate bHirRus1 chromosome 3, bHirRus1.pri.v3, whole genome shotgun sequence:
- the MYCT1 gene encoding myc target protein 1, with product MDKNSTFPPITWPPKFWEQITIAFTVSMVIGLVIGGIIWAFFTCLSRRRASAHISQGSPSSFSRRSRPSSHGHAASRTGFYRNSSCERRSNLSLASLTFQRQASLEQANSFPRKSSFRASTFHPFLQCPPLPVETNSQLITLTPTNTTTTLVGSTTNTLSRPEFHWSNNNLRICHSTQTPPPAYETIIKAFPES from the exons ATGGATAAGAACAGTACTTTTCCTCCAATCACATGGCCACCAAAGTTTTGGG agcAGATAACAATAGCTTTCACAGTGTCGATGGTGATTGGACTGGTGATTGGAGGGATCATCTGGGCATTTTTCACCTGCTTGTCCCGTCGCAGAGCTAGTGCCCACATTTCCCAGGGGAGCCCCTCATCCTTCAGCCGTCGGTCCAGACCTTCATCCCATGGCCACGCTGCCAGCAGGACTGGATTTTACCGCAACAGCAGCTGCGAGCGTCGGAGCAACCTCAGCCTGGCCAGCCTCACCTTCCAGCGGCAAGCCTCCTTGGAGCAGGCCAACTCTTTCCCCAGGAAATCGAGCTTCCGTGCATCCACCTTCCACCCTTTTCTGCAGTGTCCTCCCCTGCCCGTGGAGACGAACAGTCAGCTGATCACCCTGACTCCCACAAATACCACCACAACCCTTGTGGGAAGCACCACCAACACCTTGAGTAGACCTGAATTCCACTGGTCTAACAACAACCTCCGCATCTGCCACTCCACGCAAACCCCACCTCCCGCCTATGAAACCATCATAAAAGCTTTCCCAGAATCCTGA